In a genomic window of Helianthus annuus cultivar XRQ/B chromosome 10, HanXRQr2.0-SUNRISE, whole genome shotgun sequence:
- the LOC110886025 gene encoding uncharacterized protein LOC110886025 isoform X3, with protein MFTEGLDESALNWVKQQGSDKEQLRARSPLRETVVDHEYVIPKSPLSFNSATYKSSNILPPLKFHSSLLGSHNLEANNFNDYEDDDDDDDYGDHDESVGSASDDMDCTFSEGEEFNEEIFNVNFVKSPKQVGPNKSTLNRGIIKDDLSVEVPRKTRSFTETGWHGGASTHLSNYGTPIADLGTPSAPPIFEGVGHIDEVECESSKESSGYSGFEQSQKEINVTENVVNDDKLAHDVKLESSVSESEAVKSMPCGETNLLDLAPYCNSQNPWQTLITYDACFRLCLNAWARGCTEAPVFLNDECRVLRNAFGLHKFLLQPRGFKPLASSGTENTDKACPLKVKKVIGKIKVEVRKVRIIPQRKLKDTYSQQSAIYVQAGVEYIRHVSSLVKSKINKLGISSFSLPCEEPVTCLLQLKSSQEHTETESTLGICLRPGTGDSHDFFPENQADALLLEVQGEKRIIQGRAVIPVSSLHDNLNDRIKWWPIYHEDNECIGKVQLSITSTVTSDETTHLKCGPVVETLAYDLLLESAMRAQSFHARNLCVVEPWKWLLTEFSDYYGVSESYTKLRHLSHVMNVATPIKDCLELIYELLVPVVKARTERRLTRQEKSLLLDCETQIESLLALAFQNYKSLDESCSTGLSDKLSPLPESAAPALVPAVQLYTLIHDILSPDGQALLTNYLQAAARKRCRKHMVDTDEFVASNTDGFLMDSIAITTAYLKMKNLCINLSDEIKTDIKIHNQHILPSSIDLSSITAAVYSSELCKRLKGFLAAWPPSSPQPHVNELLIAAADFERNLESWNISVPQGGVDSRNLYHNYIMVWVQDMQLCLLDLCKAEKAPWAGVITNYSTSPFAEEVYDKIKAMLSEYEVVISRWPQYTLVLENAVANVERAIMKALERQYADILTPLKDSIPKRLGIQVQKLTRRQSNALYSIPNQLGTFLNTIKRILDVLHCRIEDKLKSWASYLPVNNGDKKSTYGEQMNAVTVLFRTKYKNYMQAVVVKLISNTQASRSTRLQRILEETKEADGESEIRDRMQVLCSHLVESISNLHEVFTNQIFIASCRGLWDKMGQIVLKFLEGRKENRVWYNGSYYALGILDDTFASQMQRLQGNALQEKDLEPPRSIVEARSILCRDTNNAADTSTYFY; from the exons ATGTTCACAGAAGGCTTAGATGAAAGTGCACTCAACTGGGTCAAGCAG CAGGGGTCAGATAAGGAACAGCTTCGGGCCCGTTCGCCTTTAAGAGAGACAGTAGTTGATCACGAATACGTTATACCAAAATCCCCTCTTTCATTCAATTCCGCAACTTACAAATCCTCTAATATATTACCACCCCTTAAGTTTCATTCCAGCCTACTAGGATCTCATAATCTTGAAGCAAACAACTTCAACGATTACGAAGACgacgacgatgatgatgattatggTGATCATGATGAGAGTGTGGGCTCTGCTTCTGATGACATGGACTGCACTTTCTCCGAAGGAGAAGAGTTTAACGAAGAAATTTTTAACGTTAATTTTGTTAAATCGCCTAAACAAGTCGGACCAAACAAGTCAACGTTGAATAGAGGGATAATAAAAGATGATCTTTCTGTCGAAGTTCCTCGAAAAACAAGAAGTTTTACGGAAACCGGATGGCATGGTGGGGCAAGCACACATTTGAGTAACTAT GGTACCCCTATAGCTGACTTGGGAACTCCGAGTGCACCGCCGATTTTTGAAGGAGTAGGGCATATTGATGAGGTTGAGTGTGAATCAAGTAAAGAATCTTCAGGGTATTCGGGATTTGAGCAATCGCAAAAAGAGATCAATGTGACCGAAAACGTCGTAAATGATGATAAACTTGCTCATGATGTAAAACTGGAGTCTTCTGTTAGTGAAAGTGAAGCTGTTAAGTCAATGCCTTGTGGCGAAACGAACTTACTAGATCTTGCACCTTATTGTAATAG TCAAAATCCATGGCAAACTTTAATTACATATGATGCGTGCTTTCGGTTATGCCTAAACGCATGGGCACGAGGCTGTACAGAAGCACCCGTGTTTCTAAATGATGAATGTCGAGTTTTGCGCAATGCCTTTGG ATTACACAAGTTCTTGTTGCAACCTCGAGGTTTTAAACCGCTTGCAAGTAGTGGTACCGAGAATACAGATAAAGCGTGTCCCTTGAAAGTAAAGAAAGTGATTGGAAAGATTAAGGTTGAAG TGAGAAAAGTAAGGATCATCCCACAAAGAAAACTCAAGGACACATACTCTCAACAAAGTGCTATATATGTGCAAGCAGGAGTCGAGTACATTCGACACGTATCTTCACTTGTAAAAAGCAAAATTAACAAATTAGGAATCTCTTCATTCTCGCTTCCGTGTGAAG AACCGGTGACATGCTTATTGCAACTTAAAAGCTCTCAAGAACATACAGAAACGGAATCAACCTTAGGCATTTGTTTGAGGCCTGGAACCGGTGATTCCCATGACTT TTTCCCGGAGAATCAAGCAGATGCCCTTTTGCTAGAAGTGCAGGGTGAGAAGAGAATTATCCAGGGTCGTGCAGTTATTCCAGTTTCATCCTTACATGATAATCTT AATGATAGAATCAAATGGTGGCCGATTTATCATGAAGACAACGAATGCATAGGAAAGGTTCAGCTTTCCATCACCAGTACGGTTACATCCGATGAAACTACTCACCTCAAG TGCGGGCCCGTTGTGGAAACGCTTGCGTACGATTTACTATTGGAGTCTGCCATGCGTGCGCAATCGTTCCATGCGCGTAATTTATGCGTTGTTGAACCTTGGAAATGGTTGTTGACTGAGTTTTCCGATTATTATGGAGTTTCCGAATCGTACACTAAACTCAG GCATCTTTCACATGTAATGAATGTTGCTACACCTATAAAAGACTGCTTAGAGCTCATTTACGAACTACTTGTACCCGTTGTCAAggctagaacagaaagaagactaACAAGACAAGAG AAAAGCTTGTTATTAGACTGCGAAACACAAATCGAGAGTTTACTCGCACTTGCTTTTCAAAACTACAAGTCGTTAGATGAAAGTTGTTCTACAGGATTATCAGACAAACTGAGTCCGCTTCCGGAATCTGCTGCTCCAGCATTAGTGCCAGCTGTTCAATTATATACTCTTATTCATGATATACTTTCGCCAGATGGACAAGCTTTGTTGACTAATTATTTACAG GCGGCAGCGAGAAAGAGGTGTAGGAAGCACATGGTGGACACCGATGAGTTTGTGGCAAGCAATACTGATGGTTTTCTTATGGATTCTATTGCAATCACTACGGCTTATTTGAAAATGAAGAATTTGTGTATAAACTTAAGTGATGAAATAAAGACAGATATCAAGATACATAACCAACACATACTACCAAG CTCCATTGATCTCTCAAGCATCACAGCAGCAGTTTACAGCAGTGAGTTATGCAAACGGCTTAAAGGATTTCTTGCCGCATGGCCTCCTTCAAGTCCTCAGCCGCATGTCAATGAACTTCTTATAGCAGCCGCTGACTTCGAAAGAAATCTTGAGTCATGGAACATTAG TGTGCCTCAAGGTGGCGTAGACTCAAGAAATTTGTACCATAATTACATTATGGTTTGGGTCCAAGATATGCAACTTTGCTTACTTGACCTATGCAAGGCTGAAAAGGCACCATGGGCCGGTGTAATTACAAATTATTCGACTTCACCTTTTGCTGAAGAAGTATACGATAAAATTAAAGCAATGTTGAGTGAATATGAAGTCGTGATCAGTCGATGGCCACAATACACGTTGGTTTTGGAGAAT GCGGTTGCAAATGTGGAAAGAGCAATCATGAAAGCACTTGAAAGACAGTATGCCGATATTTTGACACCTTTGAAAGATAGCATTCCCAAGAGGCTTGGAATACAAGTTCAGAAATTAACGAGACGACAATCAAACGCCCTGTATTCCATTCCTAATCAA CTCGGAACATTTTTAAACACCATCAAGAGAATTCTTGATGTTCTACACTGTAGAATAGAGGACAAACTGAAGTCATGGGCATCGTATCTTCCGGTCAACAACGGGGATAAAAAGTCAACTTACGGAGAGCAAATGAATGCAGTTACTGTGTTATTCAGAACAAAGTATAAAAACTACATGCAGGCTGTGGTGGTCAAGCTcattagcaat aCACAAGCCAGTCGAAGTACGCGACTTCAAAGAATTCTCGAGGAAACAAAGGAAGCAGACGGAGAAAGTGAAATCCGTGACAGGATGCAAGTTTTGTGTTCACACCTTGTGGAATCAATATCCAACTTACATGAGGTTTTTACAAATCAAATATTCATCGCTAGTTGCCGCGGTTTATGGGACAAAATGGGACAG ATTGTGCTAAAGTTTTTGGAGGGTAGGAAGGAAAACCGCGTATGGTACAATGGATCTTATTATGCTCTTGGG ATTTTGGATGATACTTTTGCTTCCCAAATGCAAAGATTGCAAGGAAACGCATTACAAGAGAAGGACTTAGAACCGCCTCGCTCAATTGTTGAAGCCCGGTCTATTCTTTGTAGGGATACTAACAATGCAGCAGATACTTCCACCTATTTTTATTAA
- the LOC110886025 gene encoding uncharacterized protein LOC110886025 isoform X2, producing MFTEGLDESALNWVKQGSDKEQLRARSPLRETVVDHEYVIPKSPLSFNSATYKSSNILPPLKFHSSLLGSHNLEANNFNDYEDDDDDDDYGDHDESVGSASDDMDCTFSEGEEFNEEIFNVNFVKSPKQVGPNKSTLNRGIIKDDLSVEVPRKTRSFTETGWHGGASTHLSNYGTPIADLGTPSAPPIFEGVGHIDEVECESSKESSGYSGFEQSQKEINVTENVVNDDKLAHDVKLESSVSESEAVKSMPCGETNLLDLAPYCNSSQNPWQTLITYDACFRLCLNAWARGCTEAPVFLNDECRVLRNAFGLHKFLLQPRGFKPLASSGTENTDKACPLKVKKVIGKIKVEVRKVRIIPQRKLKDTYSQQSAIYVQAGVEYIRHVSSLVKSKINKLGISSFSLPCEEPVTCLLQLKSSQEHTETESTLGICLRPGTGDSHDFFPENQADALLLEVQGEKRIIQGRAVIPVSSLHDNLNDRIKWWPIYHEDNECIGKVQLSITSTVTSDETTHLKCGPVVETLAYDLLLESAMRAQSFHARNLCVVEPWKWLLTEFSDYYGVSESYTKLRHLSHVMNVATPIKDCLELIYELLVPVVKARTERRLTRQEKSLLLDCETQIESLLALAFQNYKSLDESCSTGLSDKLSPLPESAAPALVPAVQLYTLIHDILSPDGQALLTNYLQAAARKRCRKHMVDTDEFVASNTDGFLMDSIAITTAYLKMKNLCINLSDEIKTDIKIHNQHILPSSIDLSSITAAVYSSELCKRLKGFLAAWPPSSPQPHVNELLIAAADFERNLESWNISVPQGGVDSRNLYHNYIMVWVQDMQLCLLDLCKAEKAPWAGVITNYSTSPFAEEVYDKIKAMLSEYEVVISRWPQYTLVLENAVANVERAIMKALERQYADILTPLKDSIPKRLGIQVQKLTRRQSNALYSIPNQLGTFLNTIKRILDVLHCRIEDKLKSWASYLPVNNGDKKSTYGEQMNAVTVLFRTKYKNYMQAVVVKLISNTQASRSTRLQRILEETKEADGESEIRDRMQVLCSHLVESISNLHEVFTNQIFIASCRGLWDKMGQIVLKFLEGRKENRVWYNGSYYALGILDDTFASQMQRLQGNALQEKDLEPPRSIVEARSILCRDTNNAADTSTYFY from the exons ATGTTCACAGAAGGCTTAGATGAAAGTGCACTCAACTGGGTCAAGCAG GGGTCAGATAAGGAACAGCTTCGGGCCCGTTCGCCTTTAAGAGAGACAGTAGTTGATCACGAATACGTTATACCAAAATCCCCTCTTTCATTCAATTCCGCAACTTACAAATCCTCTAATATATTACCACCCCTTAAGTTTCATTCCAGCCTACTAGGATCTCATAATCTTGAAGCAAACAACTTCAACGATTACGAAGACgacgacgatgatgatgattatggTGATCATGATGAGAGTGTGGGCTCTGCTTCTGATGACATGGACTGCACTTTCTCCGAAGGAGAAGAGTTTAACGAAGAAATTTTTAACGTTAATTTTGTTAAATCGCCTAAACAAGTCGGACCAAACAAGTCAACGTTGAATAGAGGGATAATAAAAGATGATCTTTCTGTCGAAGTTCCTCGAAAAACAAGAAGTTTTACGGAAACCGGATGGCATGGTGGGGCAAGCACACATTTGAGTAACTAT GGTACCCCTATAGCTGACTTGGGAACTCCGAGTGCACCGCCGATTTTTGAAGGAGTAGGGCATATTGATGAGGTTGAGTGTGAATCAAGTAAAGAATCTTCAGGGTATTCGGGATTTGAGCAATCGCAAAAAGAGATCAATGTGACCGAAAACGTCGTAAATGATGATAAACTTGCTCATGATGTAAAACTGGAGTCTTCTGTTAGTGAAAGTGAAGCTGTTAAGTCAATGCCTTGTGGCGAAACGAACTTACTAGATCTTGCACCTTATTGTAATAG TAGTCAAAATCCATGGCAAACTTTAATTACATATGATGCGTGCTTTCGGTTATGCCTAAACGCATGGGCACGAGGCTGTACAGAAGCACCCGTGTTTCTAAATGATGAATGTCGAGTTTTGCGCAATGCCTTTGG ATTACACAAGTTCTTGTTGCAACCTCGAGGTTTTAAACCGCTTGCAAGTAGTGGTACCGAGAATACAGATAAAGCGTGTCCCTTGAAAGTAAAGAAAGTGATTGGAAAGATTAAGGTTGAAG TGAGAAAAGTAAGGATCATCCCACAAAGAAAACTCAAGGACACATACTCTCAACAAAGTGCTATATATGTGCAAGCAGGAGTCGAGTACATTCGACACGTATCTTCACTTGTAAAAAGCAAAATTAACAAATTAGGAATCTCTTCATTCTCGCTTCCGTGTGAAG AACCGGTGACATGCTTATTGCAACTTAAAAGCTCTCAAGAACATACAGAAACGGAATCAACCTTAGGCATTTGTTTGAGGCCTGGAACCGGTGATTCCCATGACTT TTTCCCGGAGAATCAAGCAGATGCCCTTTTGCTAGAAGTGCAGGGTGAGAAGAGAATTATCCAGGGTCGTGCAGTTATTCCAGTTTCATCCTTACATGATAATCTT AATGATAGAATCAAATGGTGGCCGATTTATCATGAAGACAACGAATGCATAGGAAAGGTTCAGCTTTCCATCACCAGTACGGTTACATCCGATGAAACTACTCACCTCAAG TGCGGGCCCGTTGTGGAAACGCTTGCGTACGATTTACTATTGGAGTCTGCCATGCGTGCGCAATCGTTCCATGCGCGTAATTTATGCGTTGTTGAACCTTGGAAATGGTTGTTGACTGAGTTTTCCGATTATTATGGAGTTTCCGAATCGTACACTAAACTCAG GCATCTTTCACATGTAATGAATGTTGCTACACCTATAAAAGACTGCTTAGAGCTCATTTACGAACTACTTGTACCCGTTGTCAAggctagaacagaaagaagactaACAAGACAAGAG AAAAGCTTGTTATTAGACTGCGAAACACAAATCGAGAGTTTACTCGCACTTGCTTTTCAAAACTACAAGTCGTTAGATGAAAGTTGTTCTACAGGATTATCAGACAAACTGAGTCCGCTTCCGGAATCTGCTGCTCCAGCATTAGTGCCAGCTGTTCAATTATATACTCTTATTCATGATATACTTTCGCCAGATGGACAAGCTTTGTTGACTAATTATTTACAG GCGGCAGCGAGAAAGAGGTGTAGGAAGCACATGGTGGACACCGATGAGTTTGTGGCAAGCAATACTGATGGTTTTCTTATGGATTCTATTGCAATCACTACGGCTTATTTGAAAATGAAGAATTTGTGTATAAACTTAAGTGATGAAATAAAGACAGATATCAAGATACATAACCAACACATACTACCAAG CTCCATTGATCTCTCAAGCATCACAGCAGCAGTTTACAGCAGTGAGTTATGCAAACGGCTTAAAGGATTTCTTGCCGCATGGCCTCCTTCAAGTCCTCAGCCGCATGTCAATGAACTTCTTATAGCAGCCGCTGACTTCGAAAGAAATCTTGAGTCATGGAACATTAG TGTGCCTCAAGGTGGCGTAGACTCAAGAAATTTGTACCATAATTACATTATGGTTTGGGTCCAAGATATGCAACTTTGCTTACTTGACCTATGCAAGGCTGAAAAGGCACCATGGGCCGGTGTAATTACAAATTATTCGACTTCACCTTTTGCTGAAGAAGTATACGATAAAATTAAAGCAATGTTGAGTGAATATGAAGTCGTGATCAGTCGATGGCCACAATACACGTTGGTTTTGGAGAAT GCGGTTGCAAATGTGGAAAGAGCAATCATGAAAGCACTTGAAAGACAGTATGCCGATATTTTGACACCTTTGAAAGATAGCATTCCCAAGAGGCTTGGAATACAAGTTCAGAAATTAACGAGACGACAATCAAACGCCCTGTATTCCATTCCTAATCAA CTCGGAACATTTTTAAACACCATCAAGAGAATTCTTGATGTTCTACACTGTAGAATAGAGGACAAACTGAAGTCATGGGCATCGTATCTTCCGGTCAACAACGGGGATAAAAAGTCAACTTACGGAGAGCAAATGAATGCAGTTACTGTGTTATTCAGAACAAAGTATAAAAACTACATGCAGGCTGTGGTGGTCAAGCTcattagcaat aCACAAGCCAGTCGAAGTACGCGACTTCAAAGAATTCTCGAGGAAACAAAGGAAGCAGACGGAGAAAGTGAAATCCGTGACAGGATGCAAGTTTTGTGTTCACACCTTGTGGAATCAATATCCAACTTACATGAGGTTTTTACAAATCAAATATTCATCGCTAGTTGCCGCGGTTTATGGGACAAAATGGGACAG ATTGTGCTAAAGTTTTTGGAGGGTAGGAAGGAAAACCGCGTATGGTACAATGGATCTTATTATGCTCTTGGG ATTTTGGATGATACTTTTGCTTCCCAAATGCAAAGATTGCAAGGAAACGCATTACAAGAGAAGGACTTAGAACCGCCTCGCTCAATTGTTGAAGCCCGGTCTATTCTTTGTAGGGATACTAACAATGCAGCAGATACTTCCACCTATTTTTATTAA
- the LOC110886025 gene encoding uncharacterized protein LOC110886025 isoform X1, translating into MFTEGLDESALNWVKQQGSDKEQLRARSPLRETVVDHEYVIPKSPLSFNSATYKSSNILPPLKFHSSLLGSHNLEANNFNDYEDDDDDDDYGDHDESVGSASDDMDCTFSEGEEFNEEIFNVNFVKSPKQVGPNKSTLNRGIIKDDLSVEVPRKTRSFTETGWHGGASTHLSNYGTPIADLGTPSAPPIFEGVGHIDEVECESSKESSGYSGFEQSQKEINVTENVVNDDKLAHDVKLESSVSESEAVKSMPCGETNLLDLAPYCNSSQNPWQTLITYDACFRLCLNAWARGCTEAPVFLNDECRVLRNAFGLHKFLLQPRGFKPLASSGTENTDKACPLKVKKVIGKIKVEVRKVRIIPQRKLKDTYSQQSAIYVQAGVEYIRHVSSLVKSKINKLGISSFSLPCEEPVTCLLQLKSSQEHTETESTLGICLRPGTGDSHDFFPENQADALLLEVQGEKRIIQGRAVIPVSSLHDNLNDRIKWWPIYHEDNECIGKVQLSITSTVTSDETTHLKCGPVVETLAYDLLLESAMRAQSFHARNLCVVEPWKWLLTEFSDYYGVSESYTKLRHLSHVMNVATPIKDCLELIYELLVPVVKARTERRLTRQEKSLLLDCETQIESLLALAFQNYKSLDESCSTGLSDKLSPLPESAAPALVPAVQLYTLIHDILSPDGQALLTNYLQAAARKRCRKHMVDTDEFVASNTDGFLMDSIAITTAYLKMKNLCINLSDEIKTDIKIHNQHILPSSIDLSSITAAVYSSELCKRLKGFLAAWPPSSPQPHVNELLIAAADFERNLESWNISVPQGGVDSRNLYHNYIMVWVQDMQLCLLDLCKAEKAPWAGVITNYSTSPFAEEVYDKIKAMLSEYEVVISRWPQYTLVLENAVANVERAIMKALERQYADILTPLKDSIPKRLGIQVQKLTRRQSNALYSIPNQLGTFLNTIKRILDVLHCRIEDKLKSWASYLPVNNGDKKSTYGEQMNAVTVLFRTKYKNYMQAVVVKLISNTQASRSTRLQRILEETKEADGESEIRDRMQVLCSHLVESISNLHEVFTNQIFIASCRGLWDKMGQIVLKFLEGRKENRVWYNGSYYALGILDDTFASQMQRLQGNALQEKDLEPPRSIVEARSILCRDTNNAADTSTYFY; encoded by the exons ATGTTCACAGAAGGCTTAGATGAAAGTGCACTCAACTGGGTCAAGCAG CAGGGGTCAGATAAGGAACAGCTTCGGGCCCGTTCGCCTTTAAGAGAGACAGTAGTTGATCACGAATACGTTATACCAAAATCCCCTCTTTCATTCAATTCCGCAACTTACAAATCCTCTAATATATTACCACCCCTTAAGTTTCATTCCAGCCTACTAGGATCTCATAATCTTGAAGCAAACAACTTCAACGATTACGAAGACgacgacgatgatgatgattatggTGATCATGATGAGAGTGTGGGCTCTGCTTCTGATGACATGGACTGCACTTTCTCCGAAGGAGAAGAGTTTAACGAAGAAATTTTTAACGTTAATTTTGTTAAATCGCCTAAACAAGTCGGACCAAACAAGTCAACGTTGAATAGAGGGATAATAAAAGATGATCTTTCTGTCGAAGTTCCTCGAAAAACAAGAAGTTTTACGGAAACCGGATGGCATGGTGGGGCAAGCACACATTTGAGTAACTAT GGTACCCCTATAGCTGACTTGGGAACTCCGAGTGCACCGCCGATTTTTGAAGGAGTAGGGCATATTGATGAGGTTGAGTGTGAATCAAGTAAAGAATCTTCAGGGTATTCGGGATTTGAGCAATCGCAAAAAGAGATCAATGTGACCGAAAACGTCGTAAATGATGATAAACTTGCTCATGATGTAAAACTGGAGTCTTCTGTTAGTGAAAGTGAAGCTGTTAAGTCAATGCCTTGTGGCGAAACGAACTTACTAGATCTTGCACCTTATTGTAATAG TAGTCAAAATCCATGGCAAACTTTAATTACATATGATGCGTGCTTTCGGTTATGCCTAAACGCATGGGCACGAGGCTGTACAGAAGCACCCGTGTTTCTAAATGATGAATGTCGAGTTTTGCGCAATGCCTTTGG ATTACACAAGTTCTTGTTGCAACCTCGAGGTTTTAAACCGCTTGCAAGTAGTGGTACCGAGAATACAGATAAAGCGTGTCCCTTGAAAGTAAAGAAAGTGATTGGAAAGATTAAGGTTGAAG TGAGAAAAGTAAGGATCATCCCACAAAGAAAACTCAAGGACACATACTCTCAACAAAGTGCTATATATGTGCAAGCAGGAGTCGAGTACATTCGACACGTATCTTCACTTGTAAAAAGCAAAATTAACAAATTAGGAATCTCTTCATTCTCGCTTCCGTGTGAAG AACCGGTGACATGCTTATTGCAACTTAAAAGCTCTCAAGAACATACAGAAACGGAATCAACCTTAGGCATTTGTTTGAGGCCTGGAACCGGTGATTCCCATGACTT TTTCCCGGAGAATCAAGCAGATGCCCTTTTGCTAGAAGTGCAGGGTGAGAAGAGAATTATCCAGGGTCGTGCAGTTATTCCAGTTTCATCCTTACATGATAATCTT AATGATAGAATCAAATGGTGGCCGATTTATCATGAAGACAACGAATGCATAGGAAAGGTTCAGCTTTCCATCACCAGTACGGTTACATCCGATGAAACTACTCACCTCAAG TGCGGGCCCGTTGTGGAAACGCTTGCGTACGATTTACTATTGGAGTCTGCCATGCGTGCGCAATCGTTCCATGCGCGTAATTTATGCGTTGTTGAACCTTGGAAATGGTTGTTGACTGAGTTTTCCGATTATTATGGAGTTTCCGAATCGTACACTAAACTCAG GCATCTTTCACATGTAATGAATGTTGCTACACCTATAAAAGACTGCTTAGAGCTCATTTACGAACTACTTGTACCCGTTGTCAAggctagaacagaaagaagactaACAAGACAAGAG AAAAGCTTGTTATTAGACTGCGAAACACAAATCGAGAGTTTACTCGCACTTGCTTTTCAAAACTACAAGTCGTTAGATGAAAGTTGTTCTACAGGATTATCAGACAAACTGAGTCCGCTTCCGGAATCTGCTGCTCCAGCATTAGTGCCAGCTGTTCAATTATATACTCTTATTCATGATATACTTTCGCCAGATGGACAAGCTTTGTTGACTAATTATTTACAG GCGGCAGCGAGAAAGAGGTGTAGGAAGCACATGGTGGACACCGATGAGTTTGTGGCAAGCAATACTGATGGTTTTCTTATGGATTCTATTGCAATCACTACGGCTTATTTGAAAATGAAGAATTTGTGTATAAACTTAAGTGATGAAATAAAGACAGATATCAAGATACATAACCAACACATACTACCAAG CTCCATTGATCTCTCAAGCATCACAGCAGCAGTTTACAGCAGTGAGTTATGCAAACGGCTTAAAGGATTTCTTGCCGCATGGCCTCCTTCAAGTCCTCAGCCGCATGTCAATGAACTTCTTATAGCAGCCGCTGACTTCGAAAGAAATCTTGAGTCATGGAACATTAG TGTGCCTCAAGGTGGCGTAGACTCAAGAAATTTGTACCATAATTACATTATGGTTTGGGTCCAAGATATGCAACTTTGCTTACTTGACCTATGCAAGGCTGAAAAGGCACCATGGGCCGGTGTAATTACAAATTATTCGACTTCACCTTTTGCTGAAGAAGTATACGATAAAATTAAAGCAATGTTGAGTGAATATGAAGTCGTGATCAGTCGATGGCCACAATACACGTTGGTTTTGGAGAAT GCGGTTGCAAATGTGGAAAGAGCAATCATGAAAGCACTTGAAAGACAGTATGCCGATATTTTGACACCTTTGAAAGATAGCATTCCCAAGAGGCTTGGAATACAAGTTCAGAAATTAACGAGACGACAATCAAACGCCCTGTATTCCATTCCTAATCAA CTCGGAACATTTTTAAACACCATCAAGAGAATTCTTGATGTTCTACACTGTAGAATAGAGGACAAACTGAAGTCATGGGCATCGTATCTTCCGGTCAACAACGGGGATAAAAAGTCAACTTACGGAGAGCAAATGAATGCAGTTACTGTGTTATTCAGAACAAAGTATAAAAACTACATGCAGGCTGTGGTGGTCAAGCTcattagcaat aCACAAGCCAGTCGAAGTACGCGACTTCAAAGAATTCTCGAGGAAACAAAGGAAGCAGACGGAGAAAGTGAAATCCGTGACAGGATGCAAGTTTTGTGTTCACACCTTGTGGAATCAATATCCAACTTACATGAGGTTTTTACAAATCAAATATTCATCGCTAGTTGCCGCGGTTTATGGGACAAAATGGGACAG ATTGTGCTAAAGTTTTTGGAGGGTAGGAAGGAAAACCGCGTATGGTACAATGGATCTTATTATGCTCTTGGG ATTTTGGATGATACTTTTGCTTCCCAAATGCAAAGATTGCAAGGAAACGCATTACAAGAGAAGGACTTAGAACCGCCTCGCTCAATTGTTGAAGCCCGGTCTATTCTTTGTAGGGATACTAACAATGCAGCAGATACTTCCACCTATTTTTATTAA